From one Bos javanicus breed banteng chromosome 15, ARS-OSU_banteng_1.0, whole genome shotgun sequence genomic stretch:
- the LOC133260939 gene encoding histone-binding protein RBBP7-like translates to SDVLVFDYTKHPAKPDPSGECNPDLRLRGHQKEGYGLSWNSNLSGHLLSASDDHTVCLWDINAGPKEGKIVDAKAIFTGHSAVVEDVAWHLLHESLFGSVADDQKLMIWDTRSNTTSKPSHLVDAHTAEVNCLSFNPYSEFILATGSADKTVALWDLRNLKLKLHTFESHKDEIFQVHWSPHNETILASSGTDRRLNVWDLSKIGEEQSAEDAEDGPPELLFIHGGHTAKISDFSWNPNEPWVICSVSEDNIMQIWQMAENIYNDEESDVTTPELEGQGS, encoded by the coding sequence TCTGATGTGCTGGTTTTTGACTATACGAAGCACCCTGCTAAACCAGACCCAAGTGGAGAGTGTAATCCTGACCTTAGGCTAAGAGGCCACCAAAAGGAAGGCTATGGCCTTTCTTGGAATTCCAATTTGAGTGGACATCTCCTAAGTGCATCTGATGACCATACCGTCTGTCTGTGGGATATTAATGCAGGACCAAAGGAAGGCAAAATTGTGGATGCTAAAGCAATTTTTACCGGCCACTCGGCTGTTGTAGAGGATGTGGCCTGGCACCTGCTGCATGAGTCCTTGTTTGGATCTGTTGCTGATGATCAGAAACTTATGATATGGGACACCAGGTCCAATACCACCTCCAAGCCGAGCCACCTGGTTGATGCGCACACTGCCGAGGTCAATTGCCTGTCCTTCAATCCCTACAGCGAGTTCATTCTCGCAACTGGCTCTGCGGATAAGACTGTAGCTTTATGGGATCTGCGTAATTTAAAATTGAAACTCCATACCTTTGAATCTCATAAAGATGAAATTTTCCAGGTCCACTGGTCTCCACATAACGAAACCATTCTGGCTTCAAGTGGTACTGATCGCCGCCTGAATGTGTGGGATTTAAGCAAAATTGGAGAAGAACAATCAGCAGAAGATGCAGAAGATGGGCCTCCAGAACTCCTGTTTATTCATGGAGGACACACTGCCAAGATATCAGATTTTAGTTGGAACCCAAATGAGCCTTGGGTCATTTGCTCGGTGTCTGAGGATAACATCATGCAGATATGGCAAAtggctgaaaatatttacaatgatGAAGAGTCAGATGTCACAACACCGGAACTGGAGGGGCAAGGATCTTAA